The region TAGTTTTTCGTTTCATTGGTGGCTAAGTCCAACTCTAGCCGACCTTCAAATTTAATAGCTAATTGTTGAACTACCAAACCCCAGTTCTGCAGTGGGGCGTTCCATTTCTTTTCAATTCTTCTGGTAGCTAGGTAAACCAGCTTCAATAGTGCCATATCATTGGTAAAAGCGCCTTTGGTCTTGGTTACTTTTCTTACCTGCCGGTGAAAAGCCTCTACGGCATTTGTGGTGTATATGAGTTTTCTAATGGGTGCGGTATATTCAAAATAAGCACTCAATCGGTCCCAGTTATCATTCCAGGAACGGATCACTATGGGATATCTTTTGCCCCATTTTTCTTCCAGATCCAGTAAAGCCGATTCAGCCTGGTCTTTGGTGTCAGCCTTGTACACCAGTTTAAGGTCTTTCATAAAATCTTTTTGATCCTTACTGGCCACATACTTCATACTATTGCGGATCTGGTGGACAATACATAGCTGAATATCAGTCTTGGGATAAACAGAATGAATGGCTTCACTAAAGCCCGTAAGATTATCCGTACAGGCAATCAGAATATCTTTTAAGCCACGGTTGTTTAATTGGGTCAGCACCTGAAGCCAAAAATTGGCCCCTTCACTTTCCGAGATATACATACCCAGCACTTCCTTTCTTCCAGCTTTATTTATTCCTAAAATATTATACAAGGCCTTGTGCTTTACTTTGCCTTCTTCGCGTACCTTGAAGTGCATCGCGTCGAGCCATAGGATGCAATATACCG is a window of Salegentibacter salegens DNA encoding:
- a CDS encoding IS256 family transposase, which codes for MTQEEIKELKEKALKQFLSGESLTGKNGAFAPMLREFMEEALEAEMSSHLSDEEKGSKAGNKRNGKGKKTLKSSQGDVTINTPQDRNSTFEPEIVAKRQRILADNLEKQIIGMYGMGNSLRDISAHIEEMYDSKISTHVLSDITDRVIPKVKEWQDRPLEPVYCILWLDAMHFKVREEGKVKHKALYNILGINKAGRKEVLGMYISESEGANFWLQVLTQLNNRGLKDILIACTDNLTGFSEAIHSVYPKTDIQLCIVHQIRNSMKYVASKDQKDFMKDLKLVYKADTKDQAESALLDLEEKWGKRYPIVIRSWNDNWDRLSAYFEYTAPIRKLIYTTNAVEAFHRQVRKVTKTKGAFTNDMALLKLVYLATRRIEKKWNAPLQNWGLVVQQLAIKFEGRLELDLATNETKN